A genomic window from Thermococcus sp. LS1 includes:
- a CDS encoding 50S ribosomal protein L6, giving the protein MPIDAWVREEVEIPEGVEVTIERNVVKVKGPKGELERELKYPGVQIFTEDGKVVIYKEFPRKKDIAIARTFKAHIANMIKGVTEGFTYKLKVVYSHFPMTVKVQGDEVVIENFLGEKNPRRAKILPGVTVKVMGSEVIVEGIDKEAVGQTAANIEQATRITKWDRRVFQDGIYIVEKAGKPIKF; this is encoded by the coding sequence ATGCCGATAGATGCGTGGGTAAGGGAAGAGGTTGAGATTCCAGAGGGAGTCGAGGTCACCATTGAGAGGAACGTCGTCAAGGTCAAGGGCCCGAAGGGCGAGCTCGAGAGGGAGCTCAAGTACCCGGGCGTTCAGATATTCACCGAGGACGGTAAGGTTGTCATTTACAAGGAGTTCCCGAGGAAGAAGGACATCGCCATAGCGAGGACCTTTAAGGCCCACATAGCCAACATGATCAAGGGCGTCACCGAGGGCTTCACTTACAAGCTCAAGGTCGTCTACAGTCACTTCCCGATGACCGTCAAGGTTCAGGGTGACGAGGTCGTCATCGAGAACTTCCTCGGTGAGAAGAACCCGAGGAGGGCCAAGATACTGCCCGGTGTTACCGTCAAGGTCATGGGTTCAGAGGTCATCGTCGAGGGCATTGATAAGGAGGCAGTTGGTCAGACCGCCGCAAACATCGAGCAGGCCACCAGGATAACCAAGTGGGATAGGAGAGTCTTCCAGGACGGTATCTACATAGTTGAGAAGGCGGGTAAGCCGATAAAGTTCTGA
- a CDS encoding 50S ribosomal protein L32e: MNEKARLLRIRARLKRKKPRFLRQEWWRYPKFKNDPKWRRPKGIDSKMRLKKKGKARSPSIGWSSPRLVRGLHPSGYEEVLVHNVKELEAIDPTRQAARIARTVGARKREMILARAKELGVKVLNP, translated from the coding sequence ATGAACGAGAAAGCGAGACTCCTTAGGATTAGGGCCAGGCTCAAGAGGAAGAAGCCCAGGTTCCTCAGGCAGGAGTGGTGGCGCTATCCGAAGTTCAAGAACGACCCCAAGTGGCGCAGGCCTAAGGGTATTGACAGCAAGATGAGGCTCAAGAAGAAGGGTAAGGCCCGCTCACCGAGCATAGGCTGGAGCTCACCGAGGCTCGTCCGTGGGCTCCACCCGAGCGGCTACGAGGAAGTCCTCGTCCACAACGTCAAGGAGCTTGAAGCAATTGACCCGACCAGGCAGGCTGCCAGGATAGCGAGGACCGTCGGCGCGAGGAAGAGAGAGATGATACTTGCTAGGGCCAAGGAGCTTGGTGTGAAGGTACTCAACCCGTGA
- a CDS encoding 50S ribosomal protein L19e produces MLKMQRRIAADILKCGENRVWIDPERIDDVAAAITREDIKRLINDGVIKKKPIKGQSRARARAYQEARKKGRHRGPGSRKGKKTARMGKKERWMMTIRALRKELRKLKAEGKIDEHTYRRLYIRAKGGQFKNKRQLYLFMQEHGILKE; encoded by the coding sequence ATGCTCAAGATGCAGAGAAGGATTGCCGCTGACATTTTGAAGTGCGGTGAGAACAGGGTCTGGATTGACCCTGAGAGGATTGATGACGTCGCCGCTGCCATCACGAGGGAGGACATAAAGAGGCTCATCAACGATGGCGTCATAAAGAAGAAGCCCATCAAGGGCCAGAGTAGGGCTAGGGCGAGGGCCTACCAGGAGGCCAGGAAGAAGGGCCGCCACAGGGGCCCGGGAAGCAGGAAGGGTAAGAAGACCGCCAGGATGGGCAAGAAGGAGCGCTGGATGATGACCATCAGGGCCCTCAGGAAGGAGCTCAGGAAGCTCAAGGCCGAGGGCAAGATAGACGAGCACACCTACAGGAGGCTCTACATCAGGGCCAAGGGTGGTCAGTTCAAGAACAAGAGGCAGCTCTACCTGTTCATGCAGGAGCACGGCATACTGAAGGAGTGA
- a CDS encoding 50S ribosomal protein L18, with the protein MAHGPRYRVPFRRRREGKTNYHKRLALLKSGKPRLVVRKSLNHHIAQIVVYDPKGDKTLVSAHTRELMRDFGWKGHGGNTPSAYLLGLLIGYKAKKAGIEEAILDIGLHPPTRGSSVFAVLKGAVDAGLNVPHSEEIYPEDYRITGEHIANYARTLKEEDETLYRKQFGGYLVKGLEPEKLPEHFEEVKARIIEKFEEARE; encoded by the coding sequence ATGGCGCACGGACCGAGGTATAGGGTTCCCTTCAGGAGGAGGAGAGAGGGTAAGACTAACTATCACAAGAGGCTCGCTCTCCTTAAGTCGGGCAAGCCGAGGCTTGTCGTGAGGAAGAGCCTCAACCACCACATCGCCCAGATAGTGGTTTACGATCCAAAGGGTGACAAGACCCTCGTTTCGGCTCACACCAGGGAGCTTATGAGGGACTTCGGCTGGAAGGGCCACGGTGGCAACACGCCAAGCGCTTACCTGCTTGGCCTGCTCATCGGTTACAAGGCCAAGAAGGCCGGCATTGAAGAGGCCATACTTGACATAGGCCTCCACCCGCCGACCAGAGGCTCGAGCGTCTTCGCCGTCCTCAAGGGAGCCGTCGATGCTGGCTTGAACGTCCCGCACAGCGAGGAGATCTACCCGGAGGACTACAGGATAACCGGCGAGCACATCGCCAACTACGCCAGGACCCTCAAGGAGGAGGACGAGACCCTCTACAGGAAGCAGTTCGGTGGCTATCTCGTTAAGGGCCTCGAGCCCGAAAAGCTCCCAGAGCACTTTGAGGAGGTCAAGGCGAGAATAATCGAAAAGTTTGAGGAGGCGAGAGAATGA
- the rpsE gene encoding 30S ribosomal protein S5 has product MSDPREIAQRVLEEWQPRTKLGMLVKEGQITDIHEIFRKGYQIKEPEIVDVLLPEVNLRENQEVLDIALTVRMTDSGRRIRFRVLAAVGNRDGYVGLGIGHGKEVGIAIRKAINYAKMNIIEIKRGCGSWECRCRRPHSIPFAVEGKEGSVRVKLMPGPRGLGLVIGDVGKKILSLAGVQDVWSQTLGETRTTVNFAKAVFNALYNTNRVAIKPEMVEKYGIVVGREMAANFELE; this is encoded by the coding sequence ATGAGCGACCCGAGGGAGATCGCCCAGAGGGTTTTGGAGGAGTGGCAGCCGAGGACCAAGCTCGGTATGCTCGTCAAGGAGGGCCAGATAACTGACATTCACGAGATATTCCGCAAGGGCTACCAGATTAAGGAGCCCGAGATAGTTGACGTGCTCCTTCCTGAGGTTAACCTCAGGGAGAACCAGGAAGTGCTCGACATCGCTCTGACGGTTAGGATGACCGACAGCGGTAGGAGGATTCGCTTCCGCGTTCTTGCCGCTGTGGGCAACAGGGATGGCTATGTCGGCCTTGGAATCGGCCACGGTAAGGAGGTCGGAATAGCCATCAGGAAGGCCATCAACTACGCCAAGATGAACATCATTGAGATAAAGCGCGGCTGTGGAAGCTGGGAGTGCAGGTGCAGGAGGCCACACTCAATTCCGTTCGCCGTCGAGGGCAAGGAGGGAAGCGTCCGCGTCAAGCTCATGCCCGGACCGCGTGGCCTTGGACTGGTCATCGGTGACGTTGGAAAGAAGATACTCAGCCTCGCTGGCGTTCAGGACGTCTGGTCCCAGACCCTCGGTGAGACGAGGACCACCGTTAACTTCGCCAAGGCAGTCTTCAACGCGCTTTACAACACCAACAGGGTTGCAATCAAGCCGGAGATGGTTGAGAAGTACGGCATCGTCGTTGGAAGGGAGATGGCAGCCAACTTTGAGCTGGAGTGA
- a CDS encoding 50S ribosomal protein L30 — translation MAKLALIRLRSGIRARGEVRDTLAMLRLHRINHLVLIDDTPSYKGMVQKVKDYITWGEIDAETLAKLIRKRGRLIGNKPVTDEYVKEKLGMSIEEFAKKVVEGEMKLTDLPNIKPVFRLHPPRGGLKGSKKRSFKEGGALGYRGEKINELIERML, via the coding sequence ATGGCAAAGCTTGCACTCATCAGGCTTAGGAGCGGAATCAGGGCGAGGGGAGAAGTGAGAGACACCCTCGCTATGCTCCGCCTCCACAGGATCAACCACCTAGTCCTCATCGACGACACCCCGAGCTACAAGGGCATGGTTCAGAAGGTCAAGGACTACATCACCTGGGGCGAGATAGATGCGGAAACCTTGGCCAAGCTCATCAGGAAGAGGGGCAGGCTCATAGGCAACAAGCCGGTTACCGATGAGTATGTCAAGGAGAAGCTCGGAATGAGCATAGAGGAGTTCGCCAAAAAGGTCGTCGAGGGCGAGATGAAGCTCACTGACCTCCCGAACATCAAGCCCGTCTTCAGGCTCCACCCACCGAGGGGCGGTCTCAAGGGAAGCAAGAAGCGCTCATTCAAGGAAGGCGGAGCCCTCGGTTACCGCGGCGAGAAGATTAACGAGCTCATTGAGAGAATGCTCTGA
- a CDS encoding uL15m family ribosomal protein has product MIRRRKKVRKLRGSHTHGWGCKKKHRGGGSKGGKGMAGTGKRKNTKWTWTIKYAPDHLGKRGFHRPKAVQYTPQTVNLSFLDENLDELMQMGIAYEEGGKIIVDTTQLGVDKVLGSGKLTRAIVVKAYYVTPKAEEKIKAAGGEVLLA; this is encoded by the coding sequence ATGATTAGGAGAAGGAAGAAGGTTAGGAAGCTCCGCGGAAGTCACACTCACGGATGGGGCTGCAAGAAGAAGCACCGTGGCGGTGGAAGCAAAGGCGGTAAGGGAATGGCTGGAACTGGAAAGAGGAAAAACACCAAGTGGACCTGGACCATCAAGTATGCCCCGGACCACCTCGGCAAGAGGGGCTTCCACAGGCCGAAGGCTGTTCAGTACACCCCGCAGACCGTAAACCTGAGCTTCCTCGACGAGAACCTCGACGAGCTCATGCAAATGGGCATCGCCTACGAGGAAGGTGGAAAGATAATCGTCGATACCACTCAGCTCGGCGTTGACAAGGTTCTCGGCTCAGGAAAGCTCACCAGGGCCATAGTCGTTAAGGCCTACTACGTCACCCCCAAGGCCGAGGAGAAGATTAAGGCCGCTGGCGGCGAGGTTCTCCTCGCCTGA
- the secY gene encoding preprotein translocase subunit SecY, with translation MGLRNVVFAIERYFPEVERPKRHVPLKEKFMWTGIVLLLYFILAEIPLYGIPAQIQDYFATLRFVLAGRSGSLLTLGIGPIVTASIIMQLLVGSDIVHLDLSNHEDRRFYQAAQKLFAVFMSFFEAAIYVFAGAFGKVDMGLGAFQTVQTPGGAVYIGIGLAILILLQLGFASVMLILLDELVSKWGIGSGISLFIAAGVSQTVIVKALNPMTTTEYIDPLTGGPTIAGAIPAFIQHLFYGDVTGALYRGALPDMMDLLATIVVFLVVVYLESMRVEIPLSYGRVTVRGRYPIRFMYVSNIPIILTFALYANIQLWARLLNNFGYTWLGTFDANGYPISGFVTYLYPPRDIYHVIADPTRALVYALMTIFWAIIFGFLWVELTGLDAKSIARQLQSAGLQIPGFRRDPRILERVLNRYIPYVTFLGSFTLALVAVLADFLGALGTGTGILLTVGILYRFYEEIAREQATEMFPALRKFFSK, from the coding sequence ATGGGATTAAGGAACGTAGTGTTCGCGATAGAGAGGTACTTCCCTGAAGTTGAAAGGCCCAAGAGGCACGTCCCACTCAAGGAGAAGTTCATGTGGACAGGCATTGTTCTGCTACTGTACTTTATCCTCGCCGAGATTCCGCTCTATGGAATCCCAGCGCAGATTCAGGACTACTTCGCCACGCTCAGATTCGTTCTCGCCGGTAGGAGCGGTTCTCTTCTGACCCTTGGTATCGGTCCAATTGTCACCGCTAGTATTATCATGCAGCTTCTCGTCGGTTCCGACATAGTTCACCTTGATCTCTCAAACCATGAGGATAGGAGGTTTTATCAAGCGGCTCAAAAGCTCTTCGCGGTATTCATGAGCTTCTTTGAGGCCGCCATATACGTCTTTGCAGGAGCGTTCGGTAAGGTTGATATGGGTCTCGGTGCGTTCCAGACGGTCCAAACTCCAGGAGGTGCGGTTTACATAGGCATAGGGCTCGCCATACTGATACTCCTCCAGCTGGGATTTGCCTCGGTGATGCTCATCCTTCTCGATGAGCTTGTCAGTAAGTGGGGTATAGGTAGTGGTATCAGCCTCTTCATCGCCGCGGGAGTTTCACAGACAGTTATTGTTAAGGCCCTCAACCCAATGACCACTACCGAATACATCGACCCACTAACAGGCGGACCTACAATAGCCGGTGCCATACCTGCGTTCATCCAGCACCTGTTCTACGGTGACGTTACGGGAGCTTTGTACAGAGGCGCGCTACCGGACATGATGGATCTGCTGGCAACCATAGTTGTATTCCTAGTCGTCGTCTATCTCGAGAGCATGCGCGTTGAGATCCCGCTCAGCTACGGAAGGGTTACCGTTCGCGGAAGGTACCCGATAAGGTTCATGTACGTCAGCAACATTCCGATAATCCTGACGTTTGCCCTCTACGCCAACATACAGCTCTGGGCCAGGCTCCTTAACAACTTCGGCTACACCTGGCTTGGAACCTTCGATGCCAATGGATACCCCATAAGTGGATTCGTTACCTATCTCTACCCACCAAGGGACATCTACCACGTCATAGCAGATCCAACAAGGGCACTCGTTTACGCCCTGATGACGATATTCTGGGCGATAATCTTCGGTTTCCTGTGGGTTGAGCTCACCGGCCTAGACGCCAAGAGCATAGCCAGGCAGCTCCAGAGCGCTGGACTTCAGATTCCAGGGTTCAGGAGGGACCCGAGGATACTCGAGAGGGTTCTCAACAGGTACATACCCTATGTTACCTTCTTGGGTTCATTCACCCTGGCGCTTGTTGCAGTGCTGGCAGACTTCCTTGGAGCGCTCGGTACTGGAACAGGAATCCTCCTTACCGTCGGTATACTCTACAGGTTCTACGAGGAGATAGCCAGAGAGCAGGCCACGGAAATGTTCCCAGCTTTGAGGAAGTTCTTCTCCAAGTGA
- a CDS encoding adenylate kinase — MPFVVMITGIPGVGKSTITRLALRKTRAKFKLVNFGDLMFEEALKAGLVKHRDEMRKLNPNVQKGLQMKAARRIVEMSKTEPILLDTHATIRTPVGYLLGFPKEVIEVINPNFIVIIEAAPSEILGRRLRDLKRDRDVETEEQIQRHQDLNRAAAVSYAMHSNALIKIIENHEDKGLEEAVHELVEVLDLAVGEYD, encoded by the coding sequence ATGCCGTTTGTGGTCATGATAACAGGAATCCCTGGCGTAGGAAAGAGCACCATAACCAGGCTGGCTCTCCGGAAGACCAGAGCTAAGTTCAAGCTGGTCAACTTTGGGGATCTGATGTTCGAAGAAGCCCTGAAGGCCGGCCTGGTGAAGCACAGGGACGAGATGAGGAAGCTCAATCCGAACGTTCAGAAGGGGCTCCAGATGAAAGCGGCAAGAAGAATCGTTGAGATGTCAAAGACCGAGCCAATACTCCTCGATACCCATGCCACAATAAGAACTCCTGTGGGCTACCTGCTCGGCTTTCCCAAGGAGGTTATAGAGGTCATAAACCCCAACTTCATAGTCATAATCGAGGCGGCTCCAAGCGAGATACTCGGTAGGAGGCTTAGGGACCTCAAGCGCGATAGGGACGTTGAAACTGAGGAGCAGATACAGAGGCACCAGGACCTGAACCGCGCCGCGGCGGTTAGTTACGCGATGCACTCCAACGCGCTTATAAAGATAATCGAGAACCATGAGGATAAGGGCCTTGAAGAGGCCGTCCACGAGCTTGTTGAAGTACTGGATTTGGCGGTGGGAGAGTATGATTGA
- a CDS encoding DUF106 domain-containing protein, giving the protein MIEGIYIFLDTLFGPMITSYHPIWVVTVSGIILGTFFTLINYALVDQEKVKLLQKKSKEFQKKYKEAQASKDEKKLRKLQQEQMELMKLQSEVMKDTMFKVTLLTMPIFWIFFSWLRRWYVEVGIAKSPFDFFLFDWFHGLYHSGLPANELGYIGWYIMTSMITGYILRKLLDMG; this is encoded by the coding sequence ATGATTGAGGGTATATACATATTCCTTGACACCCTGTTCGGGCCAATGATAACGTCGTACCACCCGATATGGGTAGTTACCGTGTCGGGAATAATACTTGGTACGTTCTTCACCCTGATTAACTACGCCTTGGTTGATCAGGAGAAGGTTAAGCTGCTCCAGAAGAAGAGCAAGGAGTTCCAGAAGAAGTACAAGGAGGCCCAGGCCTCCAAGGATGAGAAGAAGCTCAGGAAGCTCCAGCAGGAGCAGATGGAGCTCATGAAGCTCCAGAGCGAGGTCATGAAGGACACGATGTTCAAGGTCACGCTTCTGACGATGCCGATATTCTGGATATTCTTCAGCTGGCTCAGGAGATGGTACGTTGAGGTCGGTATAGCTAAGTCACCGTTCGACTTCTTCCTCTTCGACTGGTTCCACGGGCTCTATCACTCTGGCCTTCCAGCCAACGAGCTTGGTTACATCGGCTGGTACATCATGACCTCCATGATAACGGGTTACATCCTTAGGAAGCTCCTCGACATGGGTTAA
- a CDS encoding 50S ribosomal protein L34e, with product MKPMYRSRSWRRKYVRTPGGRTVIHFERKKPKIAHCAMCGRPLNGVPRGRPSELRKLPKTKKRPERPYPNLCPSCMRKVIKAQIRAGISL from the coding sequence ATGAAGCCAATGTACAGGTCAAGGTCATGGAGAAGGAAGTACGTCAGGACTCCGGGCGGAAGGACGGTCATACACTTTGAGAGGAAGAAGCCAAAGATTGCACACTGCGCCATGTGCGGCAGGCCGCTCAACGGCGTCCCGCGCGGCAGGCCGAGCGAGCTCAGGAAGCTCCCGAAGACCAAGAAGAGGCCAGAGAGGCCCTACCCGAACCTCTGCCCGAGCTGCATGAGGAAGGTTATAAAGGCCCAGATTAGGGCTGGAATTTCCCTCTGA
- the cmk gene encoding (d)CMP kinase, which translates to MPRGCLVITVSGLAGSGTTTLCRNLAKHYGFKHIYAGLIFRQMAKEMGMTLQEFQEYAELHPEIDREVDRRQVEAAKECNVVIEGRLAGWMVKDADLKIWLDAPIMERARRVARREGITVEEAFVQIAEREKGNRKRYLNLYGIDIDDKSIYDLIINTAKWGPDGVFAIVKAAIDHLYPDGDAGSGVSPGNKKKEVG; encoded by the coding sequence ATGCCCAGGGGCTGCCTCGTCATAACCGTCAGCGGCCTAGCCGGTTCAGGAACGACCACTCTGTGCAGGAATCTCGCCAAGCACTACGGCTTCAAGCACATCTACGCCGGCTTAATCTTCCGCCAGATGGCCAAGGAGATGGGCATGACCCTCCAGGAGTTCCAGGAGTATGCCGAGCTTCATCCCGAGATCGACAGGGAGGTTGACAGGAGGCAGGTTGAGGCAGCCAAGGAGTGCAACGTCGTTATTGAAGGCCGCCTTGCAGGCTGGATGGTTAAGGACGCTGACCTTAAGATATGGCTCGACGCTCCGATAATGGAGCGCGCCAGACGTGTCGCCCGCAGGGAGGGCATAACCGTAGAGGAGGCCTTCGTGCAGATAGCCGAGCGCGAGAAGGGCAACAGGAAAAGGTATTTAAACCTCTACGGTATTGACATCGACGACAAGTCGATTTATGACTTGATAATCAACACCGCTAAATGGGGTCCCGATGGGGTCTTCGCGATTGTGAAGGCCGCCATCGACCACCTTTACCCCGACGGTGACGCGGGGTCGGGCGTTAGCCCGGGCAACAAAAAGAAGGAGGTGGGATGA
- a CDS encoding 50S ribosomal protein L14e, whose amino-acid sequence MPAIEVGRIAVIIAGRRAGQKVVVVDVIDKNFVLVTGAGLNKVKRRRMNVKHLEPLPERVNIERGADDEAVKAALEQAGISLE is encoded by the coding sequence ATGCCAGCCATTGAGGTTGGAAGAATAGCCGTTATCATTGCAGGAAGGAGGGCTGGCCAGAAGGTCGTCGTCGTTGACGTCATCGACAAGAACTTCGTCCTCGTTACCGGCGCTGGCCTCAACAAGGTCAAGCGCAGGAGGATGAACGTCAAGCACCTCGAGCCCCTCCCAGAGAGGGTCAACATCGAGAGGGGCGCTGACGACGAGGCCGTTAAGGCCGCCCTTGAGCAGGCTGGAATCAGCCTCGAGTGA
- a CDS encoding SDR family oxidoreductase, with translation MKTALITGATGGIGRLLVEALVGRDYRVIGVARNEERLKKLQSLGNFDYIVADLRERNVPKVIRSELRNLGVERLDVLINNAGFGILKPLVEQSEEELEEIFRVNTIAPVALTRELLDLIPRDGKVVMVLSGVVFVNVRDLPSYGASKAALHYLSVNLEHELEKKGITLIRVYPKQVSTPFWNDRVPQGALHPKDVVSAIITAIEKNKREVFIPSYLKLVKYLPRWPVFNYRFKF, from the coding sequence ATGAAAACTGCACTTATAACAGGTGCGACCGGCGGCATTGGGAGGCTTCTGGTGGAGGCTCTCGTTGGGAGGGACTACCGGGTTATAGGCGTTGCGAGAAATGAAGAGAGATTAAAGAAACTCCAATCGTTGGGTAACTTTGACTATATCGTGGCAGATCTGCGGGAGAGAAACGTCCCTAAAGTTATTAGAAGTGAGTTGAGAAACCTCGGTGTTGAGAGGCTCGACGTTCTCATAAACAACGCAGGCTTTGGTATACTGAAGCCCCTGGTAGAGCAGAGCGAAGAGGAGCTGGAAGAGATTTTCAGGGTGAACACAATAGCCCCAGTGGCTCTCACACGTGAGCTCTTGGACTTAATCCCTCGGGATGGCAAGGTTGTGATGGTTTTGAGCGGTGTGGTTTTCGTGAACGTGAGGGACCTTCCCTCCTACGGTGCCTCAAAGGCGGCCCTTCACTATCTCTCAGTTAATCTAGAGCACGAGCTTGAGAAGAAGGGAATAACGCTCATCCGGGTTTATCCCAAGCAGGTCTCCACACCCTTTTGGAACGACAGGGTTCCACAGGGGGCACTACACCCTAAGGATGTCGTCAGTGCAATCATCACCGCCATCGAAAAGAACAAGCGCGAGGTCTTCATTCCGAGTTATCTTAAGCTCGTGAAGTACCTCCCCCGTTGGCCTGTCTTCAACTACCGCTTCAAGTTCTGA
- a CDS encoding RNA-guided pseudouridylation complex pseudouridine synthase subunit Cbf5: MARDEVRRILPADIKREVLIKDEKAETNPKWGFPPEKRPMEMHMQFGIINLDKPPGPTSHEVVAWVKKLFNLNKAGHGGTLDPKVSGVLPVALERATRVVQALLPAGKEYVALMHLHGEVPEDKIYAVMKEFEGEIIQRPPLRSAVKRRLRTRKVYYIEILEIDGKDVLFRVGVEAGTYIRSLIHHIGLALGVGAHMAELRRTRSGPFKEDETLVTLHDLVDYYHFWKEDGIEEYFRKAIQPMEKAVEHLPKVWIRDSAVAAVTHGADLAVPGIVKVHKGIKKGDLVAVMTLKDELVALGKATMTSGEMLQKSKGIAVDVDKVFMPRDWYPKLW; encoded by the coding sequence ATGGCGAGGGACGAAGTGAGGAGAATCCTTCCAGCCGATATAAAGCGCGAGGTTCTGATAAAGGACGAGAAGGCTGAGACAAACCCCAAGTGGGGCTTTCCGCCCGAGAAGAGGCCAATGGAAATGCACATGCAGTTCGGCATAATCAACCTCGACAAGCCTCCAGGCCCTACAAGCCACGAGGTAGTTGCTTGGGTTAAGAAGCTCTTCAACCTTAACAAAGCCGGTCACGGCGGAACCCTTGATCCCAAGGTGAGCGGAGTCCTGCCGGTTGCCCTCGAGAGGGCCACAAGGGTGGTTCAGGCGCTGCTTCCAGCGGGTAAGGAGTACGTTGCTCTGATGCACCTCCACGGCGAGGTCCCGGAGGACAAAATCTACGCCGTCATGAAGGAGTTTGAGGGGGAAATAATCCAGAGGCCACCCCTGAGAAGTGCCGTTAAGAGAAGGCTGAGGACGAGAAAGGTCTACTACATTGAGATCCTTGAGATAGACGGCAAAGACGTGCTCTTCAGGGTCGGTGTTGAGGCTGGAACATACATCCGTTCGCTCATCCACCATATTGGCCTTGCCCTCGGTGTTGGTGCCCACATGGCCGAGCTGCGCCGTACCAGAAGCGGCCCCTTCAAGGAGGATGAAACCCTGGTAACCCTCCACGACCTTGTTGATTACTATCACTTCTGGAAGGAGGATGGCATTGAGGAATACTTCAGGAAGGCGATACAGCCGATGGAGAAGGCCGTTGAACATCTGCCGAAGGTCTGGATTAGAGATTCGGCCGTTGCGGCAGTAACGCACGGTGCTGACTTAGCCGTTCCGGGAATAGTCAAGGTTCACAAGGGCATCAAGAAGGGCGATTTAGTTGCTGTGATGACCCTCAAGGATGAACTCGTTGCCCTCGGTAAGGCCACCATGACGAGCGGTGAGATGCTCCAGAAGAGCAAGGGAATAGCGGTTGATGTTGATAAGGTCTTCATGCCTAGGGACTGGTATCCAAAGCTGTGGTAG
- a CDS encoding class I SAM-dependent methyltransferase: protein MSHYYSEEPNVPLKTKTIEVCLRGHCFKFITASGVFSFGKLDRGTELLIESMILDGNWRVLDLGCGYGAIGIVASRFVEYVVMTDVNRRAVSIARKNLKINNVRNAEVRWGSLYEPVRGEKFDTIITNPPVHAGKEILREIVINAPRHLNDGGLLQLVIKTKQGAKYIKGLMEEHFTEVRELAKGSGYRVYAGIA from the coding sequence ATGAGCCACTACTACTCCGAAGAGCCAAACGTTCCCCTCAAGACAAAGACCATTGAGGTCTGCCTTAGGGGTCACTGCTTTAAATTCATAACGGCCAGTGGAGTCTTCTCCTTCGGGAAACTCGACAGAGGAACGGAACTGCTCATAGAGAGTATGATACTTGACGGGAACTGGCGTGTCCTCGACCTCGGTTGCGGCTACGGTGCGATAGGGATCGTTGCCTCTCGTTTTGTTGAATACGTCGTCATGACCGACGTGAACAGACGGGCGGTAAGCATAGCGAGGAAAAATTTAAAAATCAACAACGTTAGAAACGCCGAGGTTAGGTGGGGAAGCCTCTATGAGCCCGTCAGGGGCGAAAAGTTCGACACAATCATCACTAACCCCCCGGTGCACGCGGGAAAGGAAATCCTGAGGGAAATAGTTATAAATGCTCCCCGGCATCTCAACGATGGAGGCCTCCTGCAACTTGTTATCAAGACAAAGCAGGGGGCAAAATATATTAAGGGTTTAATGGAGGAGCACTTCACCGAAGTGAGAGAGCTGGCAAAGGGGAGCGGTTACCGCGTGTATGCCGGGATCGCCTAG
- a CDS encoding 30S ribosomal protein S13 yields the protein MTDNFRHIVRVAGVDLDGNKQLRWALTGIKGIGINFATIVLRVAGIDPYMKTGYLTDEQVKKIEEILEDPVAHGIPTWAVNRPKDYETGKDMHLITAKLVMAWREDINRLRRIRAYRGIRHELGLPLRGQRTRSNFRHGTTVGVRRRKK from the coding sequence ATGACGGACAACTTCAGACACATCGTCCGTGTAGCGGGAGTTGATTTGGACGGAAATAAGCAGCTGAGATGGGCCCTTACGGGCATCAAGGGCATAGGGATAAACTTCGCTACCATAGTGCTCAGGGTTGCAGGGATTGACCCGTACATGAAGACCGGTTACCTGACCGACGAGCAGGTCAAGAAGATTGAGGAGATCCTCGAGGATCCGGTCGCCCACGGAATCCCGACTTGGGCAGTCAACAGGCCGAAGGACTATGAGACCGGTAAGGACATGCACCTTATCACCGCCAAGCTCGTCATGGCCTGGCGTGAGGACATCAACAGGCTCAGGAGAATCAGGGCTTACCGCGGCATAAGGCACGAGCTCGGACTGCCGCTCAGGGGACAGAGAACTAGGTCGAACTTCAGGCACGGTACCACCGTCGGCGTGAGAAGGAGAAAGAAGTGA